GGGGCAAGTTTAGATGTGCGGTCTTTTGTTAGAATTGTGAAGTTTAAAAGAGAGATTGTGTGAATCGTAACATTTTAGTAACTATTCACCGCAGAGACGCGGAGACACAGAGAAAAAATTAAAATCTATTGGCTATACACTTAATTCCATTTCTAATAGACCTGGACCTAATGTCTTATGTATTTCAATTACTGCACCAATATTTTTTCTGTTATCTGATTTATTTCCATGTTTTCTCTGTTCCTCTGCGTCTCTGCGGTGAATAGTTACACATTTTACCCAAAATCTTTATTAAAGACTTAAGGAGGTAAAAATAATGTCTGGACATTCAAAATGGGCTGGAATTAAACATCGTAAGGGCGCATTAGACGCTCAACGAGGTAAGATTTTCTCTAAATTAATTCGCGAAATCACCGTTGCCGCAAGAAGTGGTGGAGGTAATCCAGAAAATAATGCTCGACTTCGTATGGTTTTAGAAAAGGCAAAAGGTGAAAATATGCCTGCGGATAATATTAAACGCGCCATTCAACGAGGCACAGGTGAATTACCAGGAATAGTTGTTGAAGAGGTAACCTATGAAGGTTATGGACCCGGTGGGGTGGCAATGTTAGTCGAGGCAATGACGGATAATAAAAATAGAACTACCTCTGAAATAAGAAGAATTTTTTCACGAGGTGGCGGAAATATGGGTGAATCAGGCTGTGTCTCCTGGATGTTCCATAAAAAAGGTTGTCTATCGGTTGATAAAAAGGAGATAGGCGAAGATGAATTGTTAGAGATGATTATGGAAGCAGGGGTAGAAGATATGAAATTGGAAGATGAGGTCTATGAAATTACTACTGACCCACAAAGTTTTGAAGAAGTGAAAAACATCTTAACTAAAAATGGTCTTAAATTAAAATTCGCTGAGATTTCAATGGAACCCCAAAGCTATATTAAGATTGACGCAAATACGGCTCGAAGTGTCTTAAAACTGATTGAAGCATTAGAAGAAGACGAGGATGTTCAAGAGGTTTATTCTAATTCTGATATTCCAGATGAAGTTATGCAAGAATTACAACAAGGATAAAAGGGTGAGAATGAGAAACACTCAAACCTTAATCTCAAAATATGATTGTATTAGGCATTGACCCGGGATTAGCCACAACAGGCTACGGAATAATTAAAGACAATGAAAAGTTAGAACTGATTCATTATGGTTCTATAGAAACGAAGGCAAATCAACCTTTCATAATACGCTTACAGATGATATACAAGGAGATGAAAAAACTCCTGCGGCTATACAAACCGGATGTAGTTGTTATTGAAGAGATATTTTTCTGCAAAAATGTAAAAACTGCTTTACAAATTGGACATGTTCGAGGTGTAATAATGTTAGCCGCGATTGAGGCGAATAGTGAAATAGCAGAATACACCCCACTTCAAGTCAAGCAAGCACTTACCGGCTTTGGCAGAGCACAGAAAAAACAAATTCAGCAGATGGTTAAAATATTATTAAACTTAAAAACTATCCCAAAACCTGACGATGCCGCAGACGCATTAGCAGTAGCAATATGCCATATTCATTCCTCAAAAGTAAGCGTTCAGGCTGTAAGTAAGGGAAAATGGAAAAGTAGGGAAAAAGGGGGAAAATATTAAAGAATTTCATTTCAAATTTTTGGAGTCCTCAATTCCTGAAGCTGTCAGGAACAGGTTTATTGAAGATTGTGTGCTTTGTCAGTATCACAGAAACGAAGATCAAGCGAAGCGTCTAAATCTGGGACTCCGTTAAAAAAAAGGAACTTATTTTTGCAAAAACTATAATGCGGGAACGAGCAGAACAACTTTTAAATTCCTATACATAAGAATAAATTCCCCATTTTTCCATTATTTCCCCTTTTCCCTTCATTACACTCTGAACGGTTACGACACCAGCACTTGACCACTCATATTCCCACGCTGATTCTACCATCTTTACCCTGACTGGATTTAATTCTACATACCTCACCGCTGATAAAAGATGCTGCCCATCCATCGGAAATGAGGCAAAACGCCCCTGCCATAAATATCCTCGCCACCCTTCGCGCAAGTTTATCATCCGGCTGTAGCGACGATGTGTCTCTCCTATGCCTCGAGCAA
This is a stretch of genomic DNA from bacterium. It encodes these proteins:
- a CDS encoding YebC/PmpR family DNA-binding transcriptional regulator, encoding MSGHSKWAGIKHRKGALDAQRGKIFSKLIREITVAARSGGGNPENNARLRMVLEKAKGENMPADNIKRAIQRGTGELPGIVVEEVTYEGYGPGGVAMLVEAMTDNKNRTTSEIRRIFSRGGGNMGESGCVSWMFHKKGCLSVDKKEIGEDELLEMIMEAGVEDMKLEDEVYEITTDPQSFEEVKNILTKNGLKLKFAEISMEPQSYIKIDANTARSVLKLIEALEEDEDVQEVYSNSDIPDEVMQELQQG
- the ruvC gene encoding crossover junction endodeoxyribonuclease RuvC, whose protein sequence is MIVLGIDPGLATTGYGIIKDNEKLELIHYGSIETKANQPFIIRLQMIYKEMKKLLRLYKPDVVVIEEIFFCKNVKTALQIGHVRGVIMLAAIEANSEIAEYTPLQVKQALTGFGRAQKKQIQQMVKILLNLKTIPKPDDAADALAVAICHIHSSKVSVQAVSKGKWKSREKGGKY
- a CDS encoding transposase encodes the protein MARIARVAVLGVPHHITQRGNRGQQVFFYREDYEYYIELRGEWCNRSGIEIWAYCLMPNHVHLIAVPKIEESFARGIGETHRRYSRMINLREGWRGYLWQGRFASFPMDGQHLLSAVRYVELNPVRVKMVESAWEYEWSSAGVVTVQSVMKGKGEIMEKWGIYSYV